A window from Candidatus Poseidoniia archaeon encodes these proteins:
- a CDS encoding pyridoxal phosphate-dependent aminotransferase — MEFPEFELLRFLRAHVKPGVHNLAESNWFGSPVAVTHSRDYNEKQGLPELREELAALHGVAVEQLLVTAGASEANFLLAAALLSPGDGCIVETPGYPPLRGLPHGFGAEPRELLRRPDEGFAIDPQRFRALLPARLAFVTNLHNPSGVRADPALLRELGAAMAAGGGLLVVDEIFRPLAADLPTVAGAPGIAVTGSLSKCYGGTATRVGWVIAEPGLVARLEALKKWTNPGVFPTGERAGLVILREAEARLAAVRECASGGGALVRNACAGLGWEWFASESIIGFPRVEGDTLALAERLAAAGVVACPGEFFGMPGHLRLGWGIPRPKLEAALEALAAALA; from the coding sequence GTGGAGTTCCCCGAGTTCGAGCTGCTGCGCTTCCTGCGCGCGCATGTGAAGCCGGGGGTGCACAACCTTGCCGAGTCGAACTGGTTCGGGTCGCCCGTCGCAGTCACGCATTCGCGCGACTACAACGAGAAGCAGGGGCTGCCCGAACTGCGCGAGGAGCTGGCGGCGCTGCATGGCGTCGCGGTCGAGCAGCTGCTGGTGACCGCCGGCGCCAGCGAAGCCAATTTCCTGCTGGCGGCGGCGCTGCTGTCGCCGGGCGACGGCTGCATCGTCGAAACGCCGGGCTACCCGCCGCTGCGCGGGCTGCCGCACGGCTTCGGCGCCGAGCCGCGCGAATTATTGCGGCGTCCCGACGAGGGCTTCGCGATTGACCCGCAGCGGTTCCGCGCGTTGCTGCCGGCGCGGCTGGCGTTCGTCACCAACCTGCACAACCCGTCGGGCGTGCGCGCCGACCCGGCGCTGCTGCGCGAGCTGGGCGCGGCGATGGCGGCGGGCGGGGGGCTACTGGTGGTCGACGAAATTTTCCGGCCGCTGGCGGCCGACCTGCCGACGGTGGCGGGGGCGCCCGGCATCGCCGTCACGGGGTCGCTCAGCAAGTGCTACGGCGGCACCGCGACGCGCGTCGGCTGGGTCATCGCCGAGCCGGGGCTGGTGGCGCGGCTGGAGGCGCTGAAGAAGTGGACTAATCCCGGCGTCTTCCCGACGGGCGAGCGCGCCGGGCTCGTCATCCTGCGCGAAGCCGAAGCGCGGCTGGCGGCGGTGCGCGAATGCGCTTCCGGTGGCGGCGCGCTGGTGCGCAATGCGTGTGCAGGGCTGGGGTGGGAGTGGTTCGCCAGCGAATCGATTATCGGCTTCCCGCGCGTCGAGGGCGACACGCTGGCGCTGGCGGAGAGGCTTGCCGCGGCCGGGGTCGTGGCGTGCCCCGGCGAGTTCTTCGGAATGCCGGGGCATCTGCGGCTCGGGTGGGGGATTCCGCGGCCGAAGCTGGAAGCGGCGCTCGAAGCGCTGGCGGCAGCGCTAGCCTGA
- a CDS encoding proteasome assembly chaperone family protein — translation MSFTEIVVNEEVQLENAVLLEGLPGVGNVGKLATAHLIEELGATKCTEIYSSHFPPQVLIEESGEVRLVNNELFYWRGKEGARDLLFLTGEYQGMEASGQYELTLKMLELAKEMGVTTIYTLGGYGQGKLVPEPRVLGAATGPDMVKRLRKAGVEFIEGEPGAGIVGASGLLLGLGKLRGIEGGCLMGETSGYMVDPKSAQALLVTLQKLLGIEIDLTELEKRAEQVDEITTQLREMESEPGDEKQDFNYIG, via the coding sequence ATGAGTTTCACCGAAATCGTCGTCAACGAGGAGGTGCAGCTCGAGAACGCGGTGCTGCTGGAAGGGCTGCCGGGCGTCGGGAACGTCGGCAAGCTGGCGACGGCGCACCTGATAGAGGAGCTGGGCGCCACCAAGTGCACCGAGATTTACTCGTCGCACTTCCCGCCGCAGGTGCTCATCGAGGAGAGCGGCGAGGTGCGGCTGGTCAACAACGAACTCTTCTACTGGCGCGGCAAGGAGGGCGCGCGCGACCTGCTGTTCCTGACCGGCGAGTACCAGGGCATGGAGGCGTCGGGGCAGTACGAACTGACGCTGAAGATGCTGGAGCTGGCGAAGGAGATGGGAGTCACGACCATCTACACCCTCGGCGGCTACGGGCAGGGCAAACTGGTCCCCGAGCCGCGCGTCCTCGGCGCCGCGACCGGCCCCGACATGGTCAAGCGGCTCCGCAAGGCGGGCGTCGAGTTCATCGAGGGCGAACCGGGCGCCGGCATCGTCGGCGCCTCGGGGTTGCTGCTCGGCCTCGGGAAGCTGCGCGGCATCGAGGGTGGCTGCCTGATGGGCGAGACCAGCGGCTACATGGTCGACCCGAAATCGGCGCAGGCGCTGCTGGTGACGCTGCAGAAGCTGCTTGGCATCGAGATTGACCTGACCGAACTCGAGAAGCGCGCCGAGCAGGTCGATGAAATCACGACCCAGCTGCGCGAGATGGAATCCGAGCCGGGCGACGAGAAGCAGGACTTCAACTATATCGGCTGA
- a CDS encoding RNA-protein complex protein Nop10, giving the protein MRTLMFRCGECARYTLAKECPECGSATASPLPPRYSPEDRYGKYRRMLAQK; this is encoded by the coding sequence ATGCGCACGCTGATGTTCCGCTGCGGCGAATGCGCGCGCTACACGCTCGCGAAGGAGTGCCCGGAGTGCGGTTCGGCGACCGCGAGTCCGCTGCCGCCGCGCTACTCGCCCGAGGACCGCTACGGCAAGTACCGCAGGATGCTGGCGCAGAAATGA
- a CDS encoding translation initiation factor IF-2 subunit alpha: MSPAELPEEGEFVIGRVSEVRHQGANVDLLEYPGQKGFVHISEVASGWVKYIRDFIREGQMVVAKVTRVKRKRHIVDMSVRQVSGHRKQARIREWKNEQRATKLIELVAGEAKLEPAALLEEVSASFRENYGTLYGAFEAAVMEQDDFTKAYKGKWVKPFLATAAANITPPFVTIEGRLTLSSWAPDGVEHLRKALTAPAAQEEETTLEISSDGAPDYRIRVRAPDFKQAERELKAATDAVLKGFKPSGGEASFERL; this comes from the coding sequence GTGAGTCCGGCAGAGCTTCCAGAAGAAGGTGAATTCGTAATCGGCCGGGTTTCCGAGGTAAGGCACCAAGGCGCCAACGTCGACCTGCTCGAATATCCGGGCCAGAAAGGCTTCGTCCACATTTCAGAAGTCGCTTCGGGCTGGGTCAAGTACATCCGCGATTTCATTCGTGAAGGGCAGATGGTGGTCGCCAAGGTCACCCGCGTCAAGCGCAAGCGCCACATCGTCGACATGTCGGTGCGGCAGGTCTCGGGCCACCGCAAGCAGGCGCGCATCCGCGAGTGGAAGAACGAGCAGCGTGCGACCAAGCTGATTGAGCTGGTAGCGGGCGAGGCCAAGCTCGAGCCGGCGGCACTGCTGGAGGAAGTTTCGGCCTCCTTCCGCGAGAATTACGGAACGCTCTACGGCGCCTTCGAGGCGGCCGTGATGGAGCAGGATGACTTCACGAAGGCATACAAGGGCAAGTGGGTCAAGCCATTCCTGGCGACCGCGGCGGCGAACATCACGCCCCCCTTCGTCACCATTGAGGGGCGTCTGACGCTCTCCAGCTGGGCGCCTGACGGGGTCGAGCACCTGCGGAAGGCGCTGACCGCGCCCGCCGCGCAGGAAGAAGAGACGACGCTCGAAATCAGCAGCGATGGTGCGCCCGACTACCGCATCCGCGTTCGCGCGCCTGACTTCAAGCAGGCGGAGCGCGAATTGAAGGCAGCCACGGACGCGGTGCTCAAGGGCTTCAAGCCGAGCGGCGGCGAAGCGAGTTTCGAGAGGCTCTGA